Proteins encoded by one window of Azoarcus sp. PA01:
- the greB gene encoding transcription elongation factor GreB: MNKAFVTENDGADDDDEVPVAARLPAGAKNYMTRRGYESLRRELDHLVRVERPKMVETVAWAASNGDRSENGDYIYGKKRLREIDRRIRFLIKRIESAEVVDPADQREIDQVFFGATVSIVDVDSDDDSEQIWQIVGVDEADAGAGRISWISPLARALLKAREGDIVRFMSPAGPREIEVVEVRYV; encoded by the coding sequence GTGAACAAAGCCTTTGTGACCGAAAACGACGGCGCCGACGATGACGACGAAGTACCCGTCGCGGCGCGCCTGCCGGCCGGTGCGAAAAACTACATGACGCGCCGTGGCTACGAGAGCCTGCGCCGCGAACTCGATCACCTCGTCCGCGTCGAGCGGCCGAAGATGGTCGAGACCGTCGCGTGGGCGGCGTCGAACGGCGACCGCTCCGAGAATGGCGATTACATCTACGGCAAGAAACGGCTGCGCGAGATCGACCGGCGCATCCGTTTCCTGATCAAGCGCATCGAAAGCGCCGAAGTCGTCGATCCCGCCGACCAGCGGGAAATCGACCAGGTGTTCTTTGGCGCCACGGTCAGCATCGTCGACGTCGACAGCGACGACGACAGCGAGCAGATCTGGCAGATCGTCGGCGTCGATGAGGCGGATGCCGGCGCCGGCCGGATCAGCTGGATCTCGCCGCTGGCCCGGGCGCTGCTCAAGGCGCGCGAAGGCGACATCGTGCGCTTCATGAGTCCCGCGGGGCCGCGCGAGATCGAGGTCGTCGAGGTTCGCTACGTCTGA